From the genome of Hymenobacter cellulosilyticus, one region includes:
- a CDS encoding S-adenosylmethionine:tRNA ribosyltransferase-isomerase, protein MSATPDPRLLSIFDYTYELPAARIAPEPLPNRDQSQLLVYRQGSLQDRRFTDLPTELPADALLVFNNTKVVRARLFCHKPTGASWSCFAWSR, encoded by the coding sequence ATGTCAGCCACTCCCGACCCACGCCTGCTTTCCATCTTCGATTATACCTATGAGCTGCCGGCGGCGCGCATCGCGCCCGAACCGTTGCCTAACCGTGACCAGTCGCAGCTGCTGGTGTACCGCCAAGGCAGCCTGCAGGACCGGCGCTTCACCGACCTGCCCACCGAGCTGCCGGCCGACGCACTGCTCGTATTCAACAATACCAAAGTGGTGCGGGCCCGCCTGTTCTGCCACAAGCCGACGGGGGCATCGTGGAGCTGTTTTGCCTGGAGCCGGTAG
- the rpsR gene encoding 30S ribosomal protein S18, translating into MSLANEKIHKQDTRKKYCRFKKNGIKYVDYKDPNFLLKFVNEQGRILPRRITGTSLKFQRKIAQAVAKARHLALMPYVTDSLK; encoded by the coding sequence ATGAGCCTAGCCAACGAGAAAATCCACAAGCAGGACACGCGCAAGAAATACTGCCGCTTCAAGAAGAACGGCATTAAGTACGTGGACTACAAAGACCCGAACTTCCTGCTGAAGTTTGTGAACGAGCAGGGCCGCATTCTGCCCCGTCGTATCACCGGCACCAGCCTGAAATTCCAGCGCAAAATTGCTCAAGCCGTGGCTAAAGCCCGTCACTTGGCTTTGATGCCCTACGTAACCGATTCGTTGAAGTAA
- the rpsF gene encoding 30S ribosomal protein S6, translated as MEVRNYETVFILTPVLNETQVQETIEKFSQVLKENSADIIHTENWGLKKLAYPIQKKNTGYYFLVEFTGSGNIVDVLELAFRRDERIIRFLTTVLDKHAVAYSQRRRNGEMNQQKAKQQSEAVAQ; from the coding sequence ATGGAAGTAAGAAATTACGAGACGGTCTTCATCCTAACTCCCGTTCTGAACGAGACGCAGGTGCAAGAGACGATCGAGAAGTTCTCGCAGGTGCTTAAGGAAAATAGCGCCGACATTATCCACACCGAAAACTGGGGCCTCAAGAAGTTGGCTTACCCAATCCAGAAGAAAAACACCGGATACTATTTCCTGGTGGAGTTCACTGGCTCAGGTAACATCGTTGACGTACTCGAGCTGGCATTCCGCCGCGACGAGCGCATCATCCGCTTCCTGACGACTGTTCTCGACAAGCACGCGGTGGCCTACAGCCAGCGTCGTCGCAACGGCGAGATGAACCAGCAGAAGGCTAAACAACAATCGGAAGCCGTAGCCCAATAA
- the rplI gene encoding 50S ribosomal protein L9: MEVILKDDVKNLGYKNDIVTVKSGYGRNYLLPQGLAILADKTNKKIVAENVRQAAHKADKIKGDAQAIADKIGEAAFEIKAKVGETGKIFGRVTTLQLAEALKAKGVDVDRKRISFDQEPASAGEYTATINLHKEVKHQVRFNVVAE; the protein is encoded by the coding sequence ATGGAAGTAATTCTGAAAGACGACGTAAAGAACCTGGGCTACAAGAACGACATCGTTACTGTAAAGTCTGGTTACGGTCGTAACTACCTGCTGCCGCAGGGTCTGGCTATTCTGGCCGACAAGACCAACAAGAAAATCGTTGCCGAGAACGTACGTCAGGCTGCTCACAAAGCCGACAAGATCAAAGGTGACGCGCAGGCTATTGCCGACAAAATCGGTGAGGCTGCTTTCGAAATCAAAGCCAAAGTGGGCGAAACCGGCAAGATTTTCGGCCGCGTGACCACCCTGCAGCTGGCCGAGGCTCTGAAAGCTAAGGGCGTAGACGTAGACCGCAAGCGCATCTCCTTCGATCAGGAGCCTGCGTCGGCTGGTGAGTACACGGCTACCATCAACCTGCATAAAGAAGTAAAGCACCAGGTGCGCTTCAACGTAGTAGCTGAGTAA
- a CDS encoding cytochrome c3 family protein, which translates to MHKRRPISWLIPWIKNSSKVVASGDEYAVKIFNQYQKQQMPSFQLSDAEITSIISYVAAESDKPATAAAGGVTAENAGKVDGADGGAAAGAGTGNSTIDILLIVLVVVLLVLVVTLVIIANIMKDVLRGRKDLDGRDVEQLEQRFDFSKIYKSPVVRGLALGLFVLVVLYESVQGVMAIGLAQGYQPTQPIAFSHKLHAGENQINCSYCHTSVYKSKSANIPSANICMNCHSQIKTESPEIKKIYRAIERKQPIQWVRIHNLPDLAYFNHSQHTQVGGIECQTCHGPIQNMEVVYQYSPLTMGWCINCHRETPSTRRATATTTTS; encoded by the coding sequence GTGCACAAGCGTCGCCCCATTTCCTGGTTGATTCCGTGGATTAAGAACTCCAGCAAAGTTGTTGCCAGCGGCGACGAGTACGCGGTGAAAATCTTCAACCAGTACCAGAAGCAGCAGATGCCGAGCTTCCAGCTCTCCGACGCTGAAATCACCTCGATTATCTCCTACGTTGCTGCCGAAAGTGACAAGCCGGCTACGGCTGCCGCTGGCGGTGTAACAGCTGAGAATGCTGGCAAAGTTGATGGTGCGGATGGTGGCGCTGCCGCCGGAGCCGGAACGGGCAACAGCACGATCGACATTCTGCTGATTGTATTAGTAGTAGTGCTGCTGGTGTTGGTGGTAACCTTGGTTATCATCGCCAACATCATGAAAGACGTGCTGCGCGGCCGCAAGGATCTCGATGGTCGCGACGTGGAGCAATTGGAGCAGCGCTTCGACTTCAGCAAGATCTACAAGTCGCCTGTAGTGCGCGGTTTGGCTCTGGGTCTGTTTGTTCTCGTTGTGTTGTATGAGTCGGTACAGGGCGTAATGGCCATCGGCTTGGCTCAGGGCTACCAGCCTACCCAGCCTATTGCTTTCTCGCACAAGCTGCACGCCGGTGAAAACCAGATCAACTGCTCGTACTGCCACACTTCGGTATATAAGAGCAAGAGTGCTAACATTCCTTCGGCCAACATCTGTATGAACTGCCACTCGCAGATCAAAACGGAGTCGCCCGAAATCAAGAAGATCTACCGCGCTATCGAGCGCAAGCAGCCGATTCAGTGGGTTCGTATTCACAACCTGCCCGACTTGGCTTACTTCAACCACTCCCAGCACACCCAAGTAGGTGGCATCGAGTGCCAGACCTGTCACGGTCCAATTCAGAACATGGAGGTAGTGTACCAGTATTCGCCCCTGACCATGGGCTGGTGCATCAACTGCCACCGCGAGACTCCCTCAACACGAAGGGCAACGGCTACTACAACAACCTCGTGA
- a CDS encoding thioredoxin domain-containing protein, with product MDAEWLVPHFEKMLYDNGQLVSLYSEAFQLTQDPLFRDVVYDTIAFVKRELTSPQGGFYSSLDADSEGEEGKFYVFTKEELQQILGDEEALFSAYYNCTALGNWEHGRNILHRRQSDADFAAEHELEVAVLEAIVAEWKQKIRRARNQRVRPGLDDKILTGWNALMLSGLVDAYRTFGEAGFLELALQNARFLQTNLRQGPRLRRSFKAGRATIDGFLEDYALVIQAYISLYEVSFDAQWLQEAETMTQYVQDHFFDPEENQFFYTDDAGETLIARKKELFDNVIPASNSVMAHNLLRLSLHLEKEEYRELAARMLGQVQELVVKEPQHLTTWAALYAALLQPMAEIAIVGPDAEALREELGRHFLPHAVVAGTTEASELPLLLHRTAQNGQTTLYVCFNRACQQPVYSVADALAQLPAPGAG from the coding sequence GTGGATGCCGAGTGGCTGGTGCCCCATTTCGAGAAGATGCTCTACGACAACGGGCAGCTGGTGAGCCTGTATTCCGAAGCCTTCCAGTTGACTCAGGACCCACTGTTCCGCGACGTGGTGTACGACACCATAGCGTTTGTAAAGCGGGAATTGACAAGTCCGCAGGGAGGATTCTATTCGTCGCTGGATGCCGACAGTGAGGGCGAGGAAGGCAAGTTTTACGTGTTTACCAAAGAGGAACTGCAGCAGATTCTCGGCGACGAGGAAGCTTTGTTTTCGGCCTATTACAACTGCACTGCGTTGGGCAACTGGGAACACGGCCGCAACATTCTGCACCGCCGGCAGTCCGACGCCGACTTTGCCGCCGAGCACGAGTTGGAAGTGGCGGTACTGGAGGCCATAGTAGCCGAGTGGAAGCAGAAAATCCGGCGGGCCCGCAATCAGCGGGTGCGCCCAGGCCTCGACGACAAGATCCTCACGGGTTGGAATGCTTTGATGCTAAGCGGGCTGGTGGATGCCTACCGGACGTTTGGCGAAGCTGGCTTCCTAGAATTGGCCCTGCAAAACGCCCGGTTTCTGCAAACCAACCTGCGGCAGGGCCCGCGCCTGCGCCGCAGCTTCAAAGCCGGCCGTGCCACCATCGACGGGTTCCTGGAAGACTACGCCCTGGTTATTCAAGCTTATATTAGCCTCTACGAGGTTTCTTTCGACGCCCAGTGGCTGCAGGAGGCCGAAACCATGACGCAGTACGTGCAGGACCACTTTTTCGACCCTGAGGAAAATCAGTTCTTCTACACCGACGACGCGGGTGAAACGCTGATTGCCCGCAAAAAAGAGCTGTTCGACAACGTCATTCCCGCTTCCAACTCGGTTATGGCTCACAACCTGCTACGGCTGAGCCTGCACCTCGAAAAAGAAGAGTATCGGGAGCTAGCCGCACGAATGCTGGGCCAGGTTCAGGAGCTGGTGGTGAAAGAGCCCCAGCACCTGACCACTTGGGCGGCGCTGTATGCAGCTCTGCTGCAGCCCATGGCCGAAATTGCCATTGTAGGTCCCGACGCAGAAGCCTTGCGGGAGGAGCTTGGCCGGCACTTTTTGCCCCATGCCGTGGTAGCCGGTACCACAGAGGCCAGTGAGTTGCCGCTGCTGCTGCACCGCACGGCCCAGAACGGGCAAACTACCCTGTACGTGTGCTTCAACCGGGCCTGTCAGCAGCCGGTATATAGCGTTGCGGATGCTTTGGCCCAGCTGCCTGCGCCGGGTGCTGGCTAA
- a CDS encoding M14 family metallopeptidase — MLTPSQFLGYPLGSRFTPHAQLLNYVQQVTQNSGGRMRVQPYGATYEGRPLEVIQVGTPENLARLEEIRRNNLRRAGLETGTVQKQMPAVVWLSYNIHGNEAVSSEAVMEVLYDLANPQNTQAQQWLQNVVVLIDPCVNPDGHERYVQWYNRARSAQPNASPYAWEHHEPWPGGRYNHYFFDLNRDWAWQTQQESQQRVALYNQWLPQVHADFHEMSVDDPYYFSPAAKPFHEDITPWQRNFQNVIGDYNRKVFDQNNWLYFTRETYDLFYPSYGDTYPSFNGAIGMTYEQGGSGRAGVRVAKADGDTLTLSQRIAHHHATSLATIQAASDRQPELVREFEKYYTNARTQPRGPYKAFVLSGSAAPGQLQALTQYLDRQQIQYGYAGRKLSTRAFSYATGKTENLQIKAEDIVVSMYQPKSTLVKVLFEPRPALEDSLTYDITAWALPYSFGLNAYALTSRLEASAKKPVAPVATSVAPVEKPYAYVARWSSLQDMKFLSRLLQQRVKVRVAQRAFEAEGQKYQPGTLILTRTGNETLGARFDQLVRAQADSTGVQVQAVGSGFSTSGADLGSGYVRYVSRPNVAVVAGEGVSATAFGEVWHFFEQQLGYPVTVLGADYLRTVPLQKFDVLILPDGNYADIYPEKSLEALKAWVRGGGKLIALEGAAAFLANKKDFLLKTKAPDSTAKARTAYQQLRRYAEAERQQIGERVQGSVYRVQLDNTHPLAFGYGSTYFALIRDTLNYRFLEAGGWNVGVLKRDNYAAGFTGRSARRKLTDTFVLGTQEMGRGQVVYLADNPLFRGFWQGGKLIFGNALFFVGQ, encoded by the coding sequence TTGCTTACGCCGTCACAATTTCTGGGCTACCCGCTGGGCAGCCGCTTTACGCCCCACGCCCAACTGCTGAATTATGTGCAGCAGGTAACCCAAAACTCTGGCGGACGGATGCGGGTGCAGCCCTACGGCGCTACTTACGAAGGCCGGCCATTGGAAGTAATTCAGGTAGGAACCCCGGAAAATCTGGCCCGACTAGAGGAAATCCGGCGAAACAACCTGCGACGGGCGGGCTTGGAAACCGGCACGGTGCAAAAGCAGATGCCAGCCGTGGTGTGGCTCAGCTACAACATTCACGGCAACGAGGCCGTGTCGTCGGAAGCCGTGATGGAAGTGCTCTACGACCTGGCTAACCCGCAGAATACACAGGCCCAGCAGTGGCTGCAAAACGTGGTCGTGCTGATAGACCCCTGCGTGAACCCCGACGGGCACGAGCGGTACGTGCAGTGGTATAACCGGGCCCGCAGCGCCCAGCCCAATGCCTCGCCCTACGCCTGGGAGCACCACGAGCCCTGGCCCGGCGGCCGCTACAACCATTATTTCTTCGACCTGAACCGGGACTGGGCCTGGCAAACCCAGCAGGAAAGCCAGCAGCGCGTGGCGCTCTACAACCAGTGGCTGCCCCAGGTGCACGCCGATTTCCACGAGATGAGCGTGGACGACCCGTACTACTTCTCGCCGGCCGCCAAGCCCTTCCACGAGGATATCACGCCCTGGCAGCGCAATTTCCAGAACGTCATCGGCGACTATAACCGCAAAGTGTTCGACCAAAACAACTGGCTCTACTTCACCCGCGAAACCTACGACCTGTTCTATCCAAGCTACGGCGACACCTACCCCAGCTTCAACGGCGCCATTGGCATGACCTATGAGCAGGGCGGCTCGGGCCGGGCCGGGGTGCGCGTAGCCAAGGCCGACGGCGACACGCTCACGCTGAGCCAGCGCATTGCTCACCACCACGCTACCAGTCTGGCTACCATTCAGGCGGCCTCCGACCGGCAGCCCGAGCTGGTACGGGAGTTTGAGAAGTACTATACCAACGCCCGCACCCAACCCCGCGGGCCTTACAAGGCCTTCGTGCTCAGTGGGAGTGCCGCTCCGGGCCAGCTGCAGGCTCTTACCCAGTACCTCGACCGGCAGCAGATTCAGTACGGCTACGCGGGCCGCAAGCTCAGTACCCGGGCTTTCAGCTACGCTACCGGCAAAACCGAGAACCTGCAGATCAAGGCGGAGGATATTGTAGTCAGCATGTATCAGCCCAAATCGACGCTGGTGAAGGTGTTGTTTGAGCCCCGCCCGGCCCTGGAAGACTCCCTGACCTACGACATTACGGCCTGGGCCTTGCCGTATTCCTTCGGGTTGAATGCCTATGCCTTGACCTCACGATTGGAGGCCAGCGCCAAAAAGCCGGTTGCTCCCGTAGCTACCAGCGTTGCCCCAGTCGAAAAACCCTACGCCTACGTGGCTCGGTGGAGCAGTTTGCAGGATATGAAGTTTCTGAGCCGGCTGCTCCAGCAGCGGGTGAAGGTGCGGGTTGCCCAGCGGGCTTTTGAGGCGGAAGGGCAGAAGTACCAGCCCGGCACTCTCATACTTACCCGTACGGGCAATGAAACTCTGGGTGCCCGCTTCGACCAGCTGGTACGGGCCCAGGCCGATTCAACCGGCGTGCAGGTGCAGGCCGTGGGCTCGGGCTTTTCGACTAGTGGCGCCGACCTGGGCTCGGGCTACGTGCGCTACGTAAGTCGGCCCAACGTGGCAGTGGTAGCCGGGGAAGGCGTTTCGGCTACGGCTTTTGGCGAAGTATGGCACTTCTTCGAGCAGCAGTTGGGCTACCCCGTCACGGTGCTGGGCGCCGACTACCTGCGCACGGTGCCCCTACAGAAGTTTGACGTGCTCATCCTGCCCGATGGCAACTACGCGGATATTTACCCTGAGAAAAGCCTGGAGGCCCTGAAAGCCTGGGTACGCGGGGGCGGTAAGCTGATTGCTCTGGAAGGGGCCGCGGCTTTCCTGGCCAACAAAAAGGACTTCCTACTCAAAACCAAAGCCCCCGACAGCACTGCTAAAGCCCGCACCGCCTACCAGCAGCTGCGCCGCTACGCCGAAGCCGAGCGGCAGCAGATTGGGGAACGAGTGCAGGGCAGCGTGTACCGCGTGCAGCTCGACAATACCCACCCGCTGGCGTTTGGCTACGGCTCCACGTACTTTGCCCTCATCCGCGACACGCTTAATTACCGCTTTTTGGAGGCCGGCGGTTGGAACGTTGGTGTGCTTAAGCGCGACAACTACGCCGCCGGCTTTACCGGCCGCAGTGCCCGCCGCAAGCTCACCGACACCTTCGTGCTGGGCACCCAGGAGATGGGCCGGGGGCAGGTCGTGTACTTAGCCGATAACCCATTGTTCCGTGGTTTCTGGCAGGGTGGCAAGCTGATTTTCGGCAACGCGCTGTTCTTTGTGGGGCAGTAA
- a CDS encoding DUF2721 domain-containing protein, producing MEITLTTPALLFPALSLLLLAYTNRFLALVNIVRTLKTQYKTTHSPHLIQQIHNLRRRVEMVRNMQAVGVGSMLGCVLAMFLIYAGFNSAGAVVFGGSLLALLVSLGMSLYEIQISVVALQIELNDLEENEEQRLAHQA from the coding sequence ATGGAAATTACCCTTACAACGCCAGCCTTGCTTTTTCCCGCTTTGTCGTTGCTGCTACTGGCCTACACCAACCGCTTTCTGGCCTTAGTCAACATCGTGCGCACGCTCAAGACGCAGTACAAGACCACCCATAGCCCCCACCTGATTCAGCAGATACACAACCTGCGCCGGCGGGTGGAGATGGTGCGCAACATGCAGGCCGTGGGCGTAGGCTCCATGCTGGGCTGCGTGCTGGCCATGTTCCTGATTTATGCGGGCTTCAACTCGGCCGGGGCGGTAGTGTTTGGCGGCAGCCTGCTGGCGTTGCTGGTTTCATTGGGCATGTCGCTCTACGAAATCCAGATTTCGGTCGTGGCCCTACAGATTGAGCTCAACGACCTGGAAGAAAACGAGGAGCAGCGCTTAGCTCATCAGGCATAA
- a CDS encoding GSCFA domain-containing protein: protein MFRTELPLTPHPQQLPLSAQVLTVGSCFSDTIGSRLAAAKVKTLVNPFGTVFNPLSACQLLRAAAGEDMDWQQHLVEARGRWQSYDLHASIGADSPVTLLQRIQGLVQEVGEFLQRTDVVMLTLGSAYAYRLLETDEVVNNCHKVPAEKFEKVLLTPDEIINAVAETHAYLRRANPKLRFILTVSPVRHLKDTLPLNSVSKSVLRVACHYLSELLPDVSYFPAYELLLDDLRDYRFYAADMLHPSDVAENYIWERFTRTYFDPAFGRFRKEWEAVRQALGHRPLYPEAPEHREFLEATLARLHRLAGQTDVRAEIRELEQQLAALPLPKPELLPEPELEEDDDEERIDIGEPETPLTHAVAEVVPVAAPVVDTASEVAIEQPESEDDDEEEASGEESLDLALESEVPQFPKKKRRSRGGAKRTARKKAAQLYAQQAAEAAAAASVSATAAVEPAEAEQLAPAETLSPAAPTSAEPNVADESTPEPVAPEPTPEPTPAEAPAPVAVPVVAKPQPAPNVDWLQPMDEPEEEEAPKRRGLKGRSKGSLATEKKPRDTKDRVITTPPTKSRRKPAPLYAEQAAPVVESIPVEAAVPESAPVEQPAPAAVPEPAAETVVSVETAPVEAVVPELTEATETAEKPKPARKPRPSRAKAAVAPVEPTPALKQPRPKQLPQRQRPGNPKRLRQYQSRRLKNLRQKLRRSAAAHPGKNPQRPTKRHLLRKPKPGLNSRVLSFHPSSISMSSSQPAHTNRLSQETSPYLLQHAHNPVDWYPWGEEALSRARAEQKPIIVSIGYAACHWCHVMERESFENPALAQLMNEHFVCIKVDREERPDVDQVYMDALQAMGVPGGWPLNVFLNPEAKPFYGGTYFPPVAGVNCCRVSGRLTRENTGLS from the coding sequence ATGTTCCGTACTGAATTACCGCTTACGCCGCACCCCCAACAGCTGCCGCTCTCGGCCCAAGTGCTGACGGTGGGCTCGTGCTTTTCGGATACAATTGGGTCTCGCCTGGCAGCTGCCAAGGTCAAAACCCTGGTTAATCCTTTTGGCACCGTATTCAACCCTCTTTCGGCGTGCCAGCTGCTTCGCGCGGCCGCCGGTGAAGACATGGACTGGCAGCAGCACCTGGTGGAAGCCCGGGGCCGCTGGCAAAGCTACGACCTGCACGCAAGCATCGGGGCCGATTCGCCCGTGACGCTGCTGCAGCGGATTCAGGGATTGGTACAGGAAGTCGGCGAGTTTTTGCAGCGCACCGATGTAGTCATGCTTACGCTGGGCTCGGCTTATGCTTACCGCCTGCTGGAAACTGATGAGGTAGTCAACAACTGCCACAAAGTACCGGCTGAGAAGTTCGAGAAAGTACTGCTGACGCCCGATGAGATTATCAACGCCGTAGCCGAAACCCACGCGTACCTGCGGCGGGCCAACCCGAAGCTGCGCTTTATTCTGACGGTAAGCCCCGTGCGGCACCTGAAGGATACGCTGCCCCTGAACTCGGTAAGCAAATCGGTGCTGCGCGTGGCCTGCCACTACCTGAGTGAGTTGCTACCCGACGTGTCGTACTTCCCGGCCTACGAACTGCTGCTGGACGATTTGCGGGACTACCGCTTTTATGCGGCTGATATGTTGCACCCCTCGGATGTGGCCGAGAACTACATCTGGGAGCGTTTCACCCGTACCTACTTCGACCCTGCTTTTGGCCGCTTCCGCAAAGAGTGGGAAGCCGTGCGCCAAGCTCTGGGCCACCGCCCACTATATCCGGAAGCCCCGGAACATCGGGAATTCCTGGAAGCAACCCTCGCCCGGCTGCACCGCTTGGCTGGCCAAACTGATGTTCGCGCCGAAATTCGGGAGCTTGAGCAGCAACTGGCCGCTTTGCCCTTACCCAAGCCTGAGCTCCTGCCCGAACCCGAATTGGAGGAGGACGATGATGAGGAGCGCATTGATATTGGTGAACCCGAGACTCCGCTTACCCACGCCGTAGCGGAAGTAGTGCCTGTAGCCGCACCAGTAGTTGATACAGCCTCAGAGGTGGCAATTGAGCAACCGGAGTCGGAGGATGACGACGAGGAGGAAGCGTCGGGAGAAGAAAGCCTAGACCTCGCTTTAGAAAGCGAAGTACCGCAGTTCCCTAAGAAAAAACGACGGAGCCGGGGCGGAGCCAAGCGTACGGCCCGCAAAAAGGCCGCCCAGCTTTACGCTCAGCAAGCAGCCGAAGCCGCTGCTGCAGCCTCGGTTTCAGCTACGGCCGCTGTTGAACCAGCGGAAGCCGAGCAGTTAGCCCCGGCAGAAACCCTTTCGCCTGCGGCACCTACCTCGGCAGAACCAAATGTGGCAGATGAATCGACTCCGGAACCCGTGGCACCAGAGCCTACGCCTGAGCCTACTCCTGCCGAAGCACCTGCACCTGTTGCCGTCCCGGTAGTGGCAAAGCCTCAGCCCGCTCCGAATGTAGACTGGCTGCAGCCTATGGATGAGCCGGAAGAGGAAGAGGCACCAAAACGCCGCGGCCTGAAGGGACGCAGTAAAGGCAGCTTGGCCACGGAGAAAAAGCCCCGGGATACCAAAGACCGGGTAATAACCACGCCTCCGACCAAGTCGCGTAGGAAGCCGGCCCCGCTGTACGCAGAGCAAGCTGCCCCTGTAGTCGAGTCGATTCCGGTGGAAGCAGCAGTACCCGAGTCAGCCCCAGTCGAGCAGCCTGCTCCCGCAGCAGTACCCGAGCCGGCTGCTGAAACTGTAGTTTCCGTGGAAACAGCACCGGTGGAAGCAGTAGTACCAGAGCTTACTGAAGCTACGGAAACCGCTGAGAAACCGAAACCAGCCAGGAAGCCTCGTCCTTCACGGGCAAAGGCAGCCGTGGCTCCAGTGGAACCAACTCCGGCCCTAAAGCAGCCACGCCCAAAGCAGCTGCCCCAAAGGCAGCGCCCCGGAAATCCAAAGCGACTCCGCCAGTACCAGAGCCGGCGCCTGAAGAACCTAAGGCAGAAACTCCGAAGAAGCGCAGCCGCCCACCCCGGAAAAAACCCGCAGCGGCCGACGAAACGCCACCTGCTTCGTAAACCAAAACCCGGCCTCAACAGCCGGGTTTTGTCTTTTCACCCCAGCTCCATTTCTATGTCGTCTTCTCAGCCGGCTCACACCAACCGCCTTAGTCAGGAAACCAGCCCGTACTTGCTTCAGCACGCCCATAATCCGGTGGATTGGTACCCGTGGGGTGAGGAAGCGCTGAGCCGAGCCCGGGCCGAGCAAAAGCCCATCATTGTGAGCATCGGGTACGCGGCCTGTCACTGGTGCCATGTAATGGAGCGGGAGTCGTTCGAGAATCCGGCTCTGGCCCAGCTCATGAATGAGCATTTTGTTTGCATCAAGGTGGACCGGGAAGAGCGGCCCGATGTGGACCAAGTGTACATGGATGCCCTGCAGGCCATGGGCGTACCGGGCGGTTGGCCCCTGAATGTGTTTTTGAACCCGGAGGCTAAGCCATTTTACGGCGGAACCTACTTCCCGCCCGTAGCTGGGGTCAACTGCTGCAGAGTATCGGGGAGGCTTACCAGGGAGAACACCGGGCTGAGTTAG
- a CDS encoding cytochrome c has translation MNSIRLRPLSHVFLALFLTFAAVGSSTAQQAETVPVATAPAASKDGVTPGSTAAAAPAAAAGATTGDAAAISAGNTLFTQNCAQCHAINEVVVGPPLKTCTSVAPFPG, from the coding sequence ATGAATAGCATCCGACTTCGTCCTCTCTCCCACGTCTTTCTAGCTCTGTTTCTGACATTTGCTGCGGTGGGTTCCTCCACCGCCCAGCAAGCAGAAACAGTTCCCGTTGCTACCGCACCGGCTGCTAGCAAGGATGGCGTGACGCCCGGCTCTACTGCCGCCGCCGCCCCAGCCGCCGCTGCGGGTGCCACCACCGGTGATGCCGCTGCTATCAGCGCTGGCAACACACTGTTCACGCAAAACTGCGCCCAGTGCCACGCCATCAATGAGGTAGTAGTAGGCCCGCCCTTAAAGACGTGCACAAGCGTCGCCCCATTTCCTGGTTGA
- a CDS encoding class I SAM-dependent methyltransferase — protein MTIPSFSLLGSWALSLLLFQACTQPLSESTAATAAEQRRQSSVPDTTGYEIRPPADPNGISRYYLGRQIAHVMGHEGADWLERSGREQEEGTDVLLKALRLKPTDVVADIGAGTGYFSFRMSALVPQGKVLAVDIQPEMITYLQDNKERNNAPNVEPVLGTVQNPNLPANSVDLALIVDAYHEFDHPREMMRAIKSALKPNGRVALAEYRAEDPKVPIKRIHKMSVEQARKEMKAVGLEFIESIETLPQQHLMFFRRPK, from the coding sequence ATGACTATTCCTTCCTTTTCCCTCTTGGGCTCCTGGGCTCTGAGTCTTCTGCTATTTCAGGCCTGTACCCAGCCGCTGAGTGAAAGTACCGCGGCCACTGCGGCCGAGCAACGCCGGCAGTCCTCCGTGCCCGACACCACCGGCTATGAGATTCGTCCGCCGGCCGACCCCAACGGCATCAGCCGCTATTACCTGGGCCGGCAGATTGCGCACGTTATGGGCCACGAGGGCGCCGACTGGCTGGAGCGCTCCGGACGGGAGCAGGAAGAAGGAACCGACGTGCTGCTCAAAGCCCTGCGCCTCAAACCTACTGATGTAGTAGCCGACATTGGTGCGGGCACGGGTTACTTCTCGTTTCGGATGAGTGCCCTCGTACCCCAGGGCAAGGTCCTGGCCGTGGATATCCAGCCCGAGATGATAACCTACTTGCAGGACAACAAGGAGCGCAACAACGCCCCCAACGTGGAGCCGGTGCTGGGTACGGTACAAAACCCTAATCTGCCGGCTAACAGTGTGGATCTGGCCCTGATTGTGGACGCCTACCACGAGTTTGACCACCCCCGGGAAATGATGCGGGCCATTAAGTCGGCGCTGAAGCCCAACGGCCGGGTAGCCCTGGCCGAATACCGGGCCGAAGACCCTAAAGTACCCATCAAGCGCATTCACAAGATGAGCGTGGAGCAGGCCCGTAAGGAAATGAAGGCCGTGGGCCTGGAGTTTATTGAAAGCATCGAAACCCTGCCCCAGCAGCACCTGATGTTTTTCCGGCGGCCCAAGTAG